The Candidatus Latescibacter sp. DNA window GTAACTCGAAAGCCCTTATTGGTGATTTTGAAGTGATTCCATTCTCCCTCTTCACGGAAAGCATCCAGCCGCGGCGGCACGGCATCGAAAATGGCGCCGGTTTTGGAGTCCCCGGTTCCGATGTCATTGATTTGCACTTCGAGGCAATGGTAGGTGTATTCGTTGGAGGAAGGCGTCTTGGGAACACGCAGAAAAACGCCCGAATTGGCGTTTTTATCTGCGCAGCGCCAGTCAAGCTCCAGGAGGAAATCCCGGTATTTCCGCACACTGTACCAGAGAAGCCCCATGCCGCCGTGGGTGGAGAGGATGCCGTTCTTTTCATCCAGAGCGAAATATCCGGGACCGTAGTGATTCCAGCCGTGGAGGGAGCACCGGCCGTCGCTCCAGGAGAGGAGCTCCTCGTACCCGGCGAGATAGGTCACGCTGCGGATGTATTCGATTCCTTTTCGGAGCGCCGGAGAAGGATTCTTGACATCTGCGGGATTCTCATGCTCGAAGACCAGATATCCCCGGTAATTCTGACGGGTCAGCTCGGCGAGGACAGTGTGCACACTTCCTTTCCCCTGTCCGAGGGGAACATCCCCGGCTTTGGGGTCGCCGAATGCGGTCAGGTCTTTCAGGTGGACGCTTTCCACCCGCCCTTCGAGCAGGCGGAGAGCTTCCACCGGATTCACCCCGGAGCGCATCCAGTGGCCGGTGTCGGCGCAGGAACCGATGCGCTCATCATGCCCTTTCACCGCATCGAACACCGTCCGTGGAAGGGCGAATCTGCTGGGCACCGGGTGATTGTGGATTGCGACCGCGATGCCGTATTCGCGCACCAGACGGTCCAGGATGGTGTAATCATCGAATGACGGGTCGGCTACAATCGTTTCGATGCCCATTGTCCGGGCGAAATCGAAAACCTTCCGCAGCGAAACCTCGCTGGAATCCAGGGCAACCACCCCATAAGAAACCGGGACAATGCCCGACTCCATGAACTTGTCCTTAACCTGGCTTATCTGTTCGCCGCTGAGATTGTGATCGAATTTGACCGA harbors:
- a CDS encoding DUF1080 domain-containing protein, which gives rise to MIRSIFPLSITLFLLSCPAGESQPALSSDEIRIREFPLAVQCWTYHAFSFYETIEKVKELGIQYIEPYPGQVLDSKNPSVKFDHNLSGEQISQVKDKFMESGIVPVSYGVVALDSSEVSLRKVFDFARTMGIETIVADPSFDDYTILDRLVREYGIAVAIHNHPVPSRFALPRTVFDAVKGHDERIGSCADTGHWMRSGVNPVEALRLLEGRVESVHLKDLTAFGDPKAGDVPLGQGKGSVHTVLAELTRQNYRGYLVFEHENPADVKNPSPALRKGIEYIRSVTYLAGYEELLSWSDGRCSLHGWNHYGPGYFALDEKNGILSTHGGMGLLWYSVRKYRDFLLELDWRCADKNANSGVFLRVPKTPSSNEYTYHCLEVQINDIGTGDSKTGAIFDAVPPRLDAFREEGEWNHFKITNKGFRVTVELNGRPVLDWNAEPRGKIRDLSGEGYIGLQNHDAGSTVFFRNIFVKEIK